The following proteins are encoded in a genomic region of Salinicoccus sp. RF5:
- the yaaA gene encoding S4 domain-containing protein YaaA codes for MESIQFDELITLGQFLKHEGIIGTGGEAKWFLQENEVFLNGEPENRRGKKLHEGDEVDLGEFGQFRIEYSK; via the coding sequence ATGGAAAGTATCCAATTTGACGAACTCATTACATTAGGACAATTTCTGAAGCACGAAGGCATCATCGGGACCGGCGGAGAGGCCAAATGGTTCCTGCAGGAGAATGAGGTGTTTCTGAACGGAGAGCCGGAAAACCGCAGAGGAAAGAAGCTGCACGAAGGTGACGAAGTGGACCTGGGGGAATTCGGCCAGTTTAGGATAGAATATTCCAAATGA
- the recF gene encoding DNA replication/repair protein RecF: protein MILNRIHLGNFRNYETLDLEFHPKLNIFIGRNAQGKTNLLESIYFLALAKSHRTSKDKELIRFNQDEAFVNGNITTSYSNLPLSLSVSGKGKRAKVNHMEVSKLSQYIGHLNVVLFAPEDLNIVKGSPQIRRKFINMECGQISKVYINMLSGYQKVLAQKNNYLKQKNVDRVMIDVLNEQLAYYASLIILKRQQFVDTIEKYARKIHADISNGQEILAVRYKPNIKYEATEVGALEQELKALFQETLEREIERGQALIGPHRDDIAFYINDFDVQTYGSQGQQRTTALSVKLAELELINEEIGEYPILLLDDVLSELDETRQSHLLTSIRNRVQTFVTTTSISDINHAIMDEMQALGIEDGKVKV from the coding sequence ATGATCCTAAACCGCATACACCTTGGGAATTTCAGGAATTATGAAACACTGGACCTCGAATTTCATCCGAAACTGAATATATTCATCGGCCGGAATGCCCAAGGCAAGACGAACCTGCTCGAATCGATCTATTTCCTTGCGCTGGCGAAAAGCCACCGCACTTCAAAGGACAAGGAATTGATACGCTTCAACCAGGACGAGGCATTCGTAAATGGCAATATAACGACTTCCTACAGTAATCTGCCCCTCTCCTTGAGTGTCAGCGGCAAAGGGAAGCGGGCAAAGGTCAATCATATGGAAGTATCGAAGCTGAGCCAGTATATCGGGCACTTGAATGTTGTGCTGTTCGCTCCGGAAGACCTCAACATCGTCAAAGGATCCCCGCAGATCAGACGTAAATTCATCAATATGGAGTGCGGCCAGATTTCGAAAGTGTACATCAATATGCTGAGCGGCTACCAGAAGGTATTGGCCCAGAAGAACAACTATCTAAAACAGAAGAATGTCGATCGCGTGATGATCGATGTGTTGAATGAACAACTTGCATACTATGCAAGTTTAATTATTTTAAAGAGACAGCAATTCGTGGATACGATTGAAAAATATGCACGGAAGATACATGCAGATATATCGAACGGACAGGAAATCCTGGCTGTCAGATACAAGCCGAATATAAAGTACGAGGCGACCGAAGTGGGTGCACTCGAACAGGAGCTGAAAGCCTTGTTCCAGGAGACGCTTGAGCGGGAGATCGAGCGGGGCCAGGCGCTGATCGGCCCGCACAGGGATGACATTGCATTCTACATCAACGATTTCGATGTCCAGACATACGGTTCGCAAGGGCAGCAGCGGACGACGGCCTTGTCGGTGAAACTGGCCGAACTCGAACTGATCAATGAGGAAATCGGGGAATATCCCATACTGCTCCTGGATGACGTACTGAGTGAACTGGATGAGACGCGGCAGTCCCATCTTTTGACTTCGATACGCAACAGGGTCCAGACGTTCGTCACGACAACGTCGATCAGTGACATCAACCATGCAATCATGGATGAGATGCAGGCACTTGGCATAGAAGATGGCAAGGTGAAAGTATAA